A window of the Ostrea edulis chromosome 1, xbOstEdul1.1, whole genome shotgun sequence genome harbors these coding sequences:
- the LOC125677070 gene encoding interferon alpha-inducible protein 27-like protein 2B has translation MAEIIIATAVAGVSAFVGAPVVLGAIGFTKVGVAAGSIAAAVQGPTTAAGSLFALCQSAGAAGMAVGTKVAVSSAVGTVGGAIASIWK, from the exons ATGGCAG aaataataataGCAACAGCTGTGGCAGGGGTGAGCGCTTTCGTAGGTGCCCCCGTCGTTCTGGGTGCCATTGGTTTTACTAAAGTGGGAGTAGCGGCAGGTTCCATCGCAGCGGCGGTACAG GGCCCCACTACCGCAGCCGGAAGCTTGTTTGCGTTGTGTCAGAGTGCAGGAGCGGCGGGAATGGCAGTTGGTACAAAAGTTGCCGTTTCTAGTGCAGTGGGAACGGTGGGCGGAGCAATTGCCTCCATTTGGAAGTAA